A window of the Dasypus novemcinctus isolate mDasNov1 chromosome 15, mDasNov1.1.hap2, whole genome shotgun sequence genome harbors these coding sequences:
- the F7 gene encoding coagulation factor VII isoform X4: MVSHSHGLAFLCFLLGFQRSLATDGNQCASNPCQNGGSCVDELQSYVCFCLADFEGRNCEKNKSSQLICLNANGGCEQYCIDKPDTPRSCRCHKGYTLMADGVSCEPTVEYPCGKMPALEKREDSDSRGRIVGGNLCPKGACPWQAMLKLTGTLLCGGILLDATWVVSAAHCFDKFNQWKLKNLTVVLGEYNLKEQEGSEQERQVAQLIFPDKYVRGMINHDIALLRLKAPVNFTDYVVPLCLPDKDFSEKTLAYIRFSSVSGWGQLLHKGVKSLRLMTMDVPRLMTQDCKEQTQRSANAPVLTDNMFCAGYVDGTKDACQGDSGGPHATQYHNTWYLTGIVSWGEGCAAVGYVGVYTRVSEYTEWLNRVMASKSSPRNVLRVPFP; the protein is encoded by the exons ATGGAAACCAATGTGCTTCAAATCCGTGCCAGAATGGAGGCTCCTGCGTGGATGAGCTCCAGTCTTACGTTTGCTTCTGCCTTGCTGATTTCGAGGGTCGGAATTGTGAGAAAA ACAAAAGCAGCCAGCTGATCTGTTTGAACGCGAATGGGGGCTGTGAACAGTACTGCATTGACAAACCAGACACCCCGCGCTCCTGCCGATGTCACAAGGGGTACACACTCATGGCCGATGGAGTATCCTGTGAGCCCACAG TTGAATATCCATGTGGGAAAATGCCTGCtctggaaaaaagagaagacagcgACTCCCGAGGCCGAATTGTGGGTGGCAATCTATGTCCCAAAGGGGCATGTCCATGGCAG GCTATGTTAAAGCTGACAGGGACACTGCTGTGTGGGGGAATTCTACTTGATGCCACCTGGGTGGTCTCCGCAGCCCACTGTTTCGACAAATTCAACCAATGGAAACTGAAGAATTTAACAGTGGTGTTGG GTGAATACAACTTAAAGGAACAAGAAGGCAGTGAACAAGAACGGCAAGTTGCTCAACTCATATTCCCTGACAAGTATGTTCGAGGCATGATCAACCACGACATTGCCCTACTCCGCCTGAAGGCCCCTGTGAACTTCACCGATTACGTGGTGCCCCTCTGTCTGCCCGACAAGGACTTCTCTGAGAAGACCCTGGCCTACATCCGGTTCTCCTCCGTGAGTGGCTGGGGCCAGCTCCTCCACAAGGGCGTCAAGTCCCTCCGGCTCATGACCATGGACGTGCCCAGGCTGATGACCCAGGACTGTAAGGAACAGACGCAGAGGAGCGCAAATGCCCCGGTGCTGACAGACAACATGTTCTGTGCCGGCTACGTGGATGGGACCAAGGACGCCTGCCAGGGTGACAGCGGAGGCCCGCACGCCACCCAGTACCACAACACATGGTACCTGACAGGAATCGTCAGCTGGGGCGAGGGCTGTGCGGCCGTGGGCTACGTGGGGGTGTACACCAGGGTCTCTGAGTACACCGAGTGGCTGAACAGGGTCATGGCCTCGAAATCAAGCCCACGCAATGTCCTGCGAGTCCCTTTTCCCTAG
- the F7 gene encoding coagulation factor VII isoform X1, giving the protein MVSHSHGLAFLCFLLGFQRSLATVFTTQEDAHGILHRQRRANSFFEELRQGSLERECKEEQCSFEEAREIFKDLERTKQFWTIYSDGNQCASNPCQNGGSCVDELQSYVCFCLADFEGRNCEKNKSSQLICLNANGGCEQYCIDKPDTPRSCRCHKGYTLMADGVSCEPTVEYPCGKMPALEKREDSDSRGRIVGGNLCPKGACPWQAMLKLTGTLLCGGILLDATWVVSAAHCFDKFNQWKLKNLTVVLGEYNLKEQEGSEQERQVAQLIFPDKYVRGMINHDIALLRLKAPVNFTDYVVPLCLPDKDFSEKTLAYIRFSSVSGWGQLLHKGVKSLRLMTMDVPRLMTQDCKEQTQRSANAPVLTDNMFCAGYVDGTKDACQGDSGGPHATQYHNTWYLTGIVSWGEGCAAVGYVGVYTRVSEYTEWLNRVMASKSSPRNVLRVPFP; this is encoded by the exons TCTTCACAACCCAGGAAGACGCCCACGGCATCCTGCACAGGCAAAGGCGTGCCAACTCCTTCTTCGAAGAACTGAGGCAGGGGTCCCTGGAGAGAGAGTGCAAGGAGGAGCAGTGCTCCTTTGAGGAAGCCAGGGAGATCTTCAAGGACCTGGAGAGGACC AAGCAGTTCTGGACTATTTATAGTG ATGGAAACCAATGTGCTTCAAATCCGTGCCAGAATGGAGGCTCCTGCGTGGATGAGCTCCAGTCTTACGTTTGCTTCTGCCTTGCTGATTTCGAGGGTCGGAATTGTGAGAAAA ACAAAAGCAGCCAGCTGATCTGTTTGAACGCGAATGGGGGCTGTGAACAGTACTGCATTGACAAACCAGACACCCCGCGCTCCTGCCGATGTCACAAGGGGTACACACTCATGGCCGATGGAGTATCCTGTGAGCCCACAG TTGAATATCCATGTGGGAAAATGCCTGCtctggaaaaaagagaagacagcgACTCCCGAGGCCGAATTGTGGGTGGCAATCTATGTCCCAAAGGGGCATGTCCATGGCAG GCTATGTTAAAGCTGACAGGGACACTGCTGTGTGGGGGAATTCTACTTGATGCCACCTGGGTGGTCTCCGCAGCCCACTGTTTCGACAAATTCAACCAATGGAAACTGAAGAATTTAACAGTGGTGTTGG GTGAATACAACTTAAAGGAACAAGAAGGCAGTGAACAAGAACGGCAAGTTGCTCAACTCATATTCCCTGACAAGTATGTTCGAGGCATGATCAACCACGACATTGCCCTACTCCGCCTGAAGGCCCCTGTGAACTTCACCGATTACGTGGTGCCCCTCTGTCTGCCCGACAAGGACTTCTCTGAGAAGACCCTGGCCTACATCCGGTTCTCCTCCGTGAGTGGCTGGGGCCAGCTCCTCCACAAGGGCGTCAAGTCCCTCCGGCTCATGACCATGGACGTGCCCAGGCTGATGACCCAGGACTGTAAGGAACAGACGCAGAGGAGCGCAAATGCCCCGGTGCTGACAGACAACATGTTCTGTGCCGGCTACGTGGATGGGACCAAGGACGCCTGCCAGGGTGACAGCGGAGGCCCGCACGCCACCCAGTACCACAACACATGGTACCTGACAGGAATCGTCAGCTGGGGCGAGGGCTGTGCGGCCGTGGGCTACGTGGGGGTGTACACCAGGGTCTCTGAGTACACCGAGTGGCTGAACAGGGTCATGGCCTCGAAATCAAGCCCACGCAATGTCCTGCGAGTCCCTTTTCCCTAG
- the F7 gene encoding coagulation factor VII isoform X3, whose protein sequence is MSTRRTNSTELSSWFPIPTGSPFSASCLGFSGLWLQKQFWTIYSDGNQCASNPCQNGGSCVDELQSYVCFCLADFEGRNCEKNKSSQLICLNANGGCEQYCIDKPDTPRSCRCHKGYTLMADGVSCEPTVEYPCGKMPALEKREDSDSRGRIVGGNLCPKGACPWQAMLKLTGTLLCGGILLDATWVVSAAHCFDKFNQWKLKNLTVVLGEYNLKEQEGSEQERQVAQLIFPDKYVRGMINHDIALLRLKAPVNFTDYVVPLCLPDKDFSEKTLAYIRFSSVSGWGQLLHKGVKSLRLMTMDVPRLMTQDCKEQTQRSANAPVLTDNMFCAGYVDGTKDACQGDSGGPHATQYHNTWYLTGIVSWGEGCAAVGYVGVYTRVSEYTEWLNRVMASKSSPRNVLRVPFP, encoded by the exons AAGCAGTTCTGGACTATTTATAGTG ATGGAAACCAATGTGCTTCAAATCCGTGCCAGAATGGAGGCTCCTGCGTGGATGAGCTCCAGTCTTACGTTTGCTTCTGCCTTGCTGATTTCGAGGGTCGGAATTGTGAGAAAA ACAAAAGCAGCCAGCTGATCTGTTTGAACGCGAATGGGGGCTGTGAACAGTACTGCATTGACAAACCAGACACCCCGCGCTCCTGCCGATGTCACAAGGGGTACACACTCATGGCCGATGGAGTATCCTGTGAGCCCACAG TTGAATATCCATGTGGGAAAATGCCTGCtctggaaaaaagagaagacagcgACTCCCGAGGCCGAATTGTGGGTGGCAATCTATGTCCCAAAGGGGCATGTCCATGGCAG GCTATGTTAAAGCTGACAGGGACACTGCTGTGTGGGGGAATTCTACTTGATGCCACCTGGGTGGTCTCCGCAGCCCACTGTTTCGACAAATTCAACCAATGGAAACTGAAGAATTTAACAGTGGTGTTGG GTGAATACAACTTAAAGGAACAAGAAGGCAGTGAACAAGAACGGCAAGTTGCTCAACTCATATTCCCTGACAAGTATGTTCGAGGCATGATCAACCACGACATTGCCCTACTCCGCCTGAAGGCCCCTGTGAACTTCACCGATTACGTGGTGCCCCTCTGTCTGCCCGACAAGGACTTCTCTGAGAAGACCCTGGCCTACATCCGGTTCTCCTCCGTGAGTGGCTGGGGCCAGCTCCTCCACAAGGGCGTCAAGTCCCTCCGGCTCATGACCATGGACGTGCCCAGGCTGATGACCCAGGACTGTAAGGAACAGACGCAGAGGAGCGCAAATGCCCCGGTGCTGACAGACAACATGTTCTGTGCCGGCTACGTGGATGGGACCAAGGACGCCTGCCAGGGTGACAGCGGAGGCCCGCACGCCACCCAGTACCACAACACATGGTACCTGACAGGAATCGTCAGCTGGGGCGAGGGCTGTGCGGCCGTGGGCTACGTGGGGGTGTACACCAGGGTCTCTGAGTACACCGAGTGGCTGAACAGGGTCATGGCCTCGAAATCAAGCCCACGCAATGTCCTGCGAGTCCCTTTTCCCTAG
- the F7 gene encoding coagulation factor VII isoform X2 — MSWDLHLSVFTTQEDAHGILHRQRRANSFFEELRQGSLERECKEEQCSFEEAREIFKDLERTKQFWTIYSDGNQCASNPCQNGGSCVDELQSYVCFCLADFEGRNCEKNKSSQLICLNANGGCEQYCIDKPDTPRSCRCHKGYTLMADGVSCEPTVEYPCGKMPALEKREDSDSRGRIVGGNLCPKGACPWQAMLKLTGTLLCGGILLDATWVVSAAHCFDKFNQWKLKNLTVVLGEYNLKEQEGSEQERQVAQLIFPDKYVRGMINHDIALLRLKAPVNFTDYVVPLCLPDKDFSEKTLAYIRFSSVSGWGQLLHKGVKSLRLMTMDVPRLMTQDCKEQTQRSANAPVLTDNMFCAGYVDGTKDACQGDSGGPHATQYHNTWYLTGIVSWGEGCAAVGYVGVYTRVSEYTEWLNRVMASKSSPRNVLRVPFP, encoded by the exons ATGTCATGGGATCTCCATCTCTCAGTCTTCACAACCCAGGAAGACGCCCACGGCATCCTGCACAGGCAAAGGCGTGCCAACTCCTTCTTCGAAGAACTGAGGCAGGGGTCCCTGGAGAGAGAGTGCAAGGAGGAGCAGTGCTCCTTTGAGGAAGCCAGGGAGATCTTCAAGGACCTGGAGAGGACC AAGCAGTTCTGGACTATTTATAGTG ATGGAAACCAATGTGCTTCAAATCCGTGCCAGAATGGAGGCTCCTGCGTGGATGAGCTCCAGTCTTACGTTTGCTTCTGCCTTGCTGATTTCGAGGGTCGGAATTGTGAGAAAA ACAAAAGCAGCCAGCTGATCTGTTTGAACGCGAATGGGGGCTGTGAACAGTACTGCATTGACAAACCAGACACCCCGCGCTCCTGCCGATGTCACAAGGGGTACACACTCATGGCCGATGGAGTATCCTGTGAGCCCACAG TTGAATATCCATGTGGGAAAATGCCTGCtctggaaaaaagagaagacagcgACTCCCGAGGCCGAATTGTGGGTGGCAATCTATGTCCCAAAGGGGCATGTCCATGGCAG GCTATGTTAAAGCTGACAGGGACACTGCTGTGTGGGGGAATTCTACTTGATGCCACCTGGGTGGTCTCCGCAGCCCACTGTTTCGACAAATTCAACCAATGGAAACTGAAGAATTTAACAGTGGTGTTGG GTGAATACAACTTAAAGGAACAAGAAGGCAGTGAACAAGAACGGCAAGTTGCTCAACTCATATTCCCTGACAAGTATGTTCGAGGCATGATCAACCACGACATTGCCCTACTCCGCCTGAAGGCCCCTGTGAACTTCACCGATTACGTGGTGCCCCTCTGTCTGCCCGACAAGGACTTCTCTGAGAAGACCCTGGCCTACATCCGGTTCTCCTCCGTGAGTGGCTGGGGCCAGCTCCTCCACAAGGGCGTCAAGTCCCTCCGGCTCATGACCATGGACGTGCCCAGGCTGATGACCCAGGACTGTAAGGAACAGACGCAGAGGAGCGCAAATGCCCCGGTGCTGACAGACAACATGTTCTGTGCCGGCTACGTGGATGGGACCAAGGACGCCTGCCAGGGTGACAGCGGAGGCCCGCACGCCACCCAGTACCACAACACATGGTACCTGACAGGAATCGTCAGCTGGGGCGAGGGCTGTGCGGCCGTGGGCTACGTGGGGGTGTACACCAGGGTCTCTGAGTACACCGAGTGGCTGAACAGGGTCATGGCCTCGAAATCAAGCCCACGCAATGTCCTGCGAGTCCCTTTTCCCTAG